Proteins co-encoded in one Cynocephalus volans isolate mCynVol1 chromosome 11, mCynVol1.pri, whole genome shotgun sequence genomic window:
- the RPUSD3 gene encoding mitochondrial mRNA pseudouridine synthase RPUSD3 isoform X1 gives MRTVCAREMWGCRALGRVSGCWRRGLGVRAAPKDTRFGTEARHQLQPRGSSKRLGPLGDQPFPGLLRPKNLSREELVDVLRAAVVDEKGPLVTLNKPQGLPVTGKAGELTLLSVLPELSQSLGVGEQELQVVQAPGKETSGLVLLCSCPQTASHLQKFYIHSRRAQRPTATYCAVTDGIPATSQGKIQAALKLEHIDGVNLVVPVKSPSRKDILEGVKRTSSHFRVVATGSGCALVQLQPLTVFPSQLQVHMVLQLCPVLGDHTYSAHVGTVLGQRFLLPAESTKPSKQVLEEALLRRLRLSPSQAARLPLHLHLHCLLLPGTRSRDTPIKLLAPLPPYFSRTLQCLGLLQQQSSLCS, from the exons ATGCGCACTGTCTGCGCTCGGGAAATGTGGGGATGTCGTGCTTTGGGTCGGGTCTCGGGTTGCTGGCGGCGGGGCCTAGGGGTCCGCGCTGCGCCCAAAGACACACGCTTTGGCACCGAGGCCCG GCATCAGCTGCAACCTAGAGGCTCCAGCAAACGGTTGGGGCCCCTCGGGGACCAGCCTTTCCCGGGGCTGTTGCGGCCAAAGAACCTCAGTCGGGAGGAGTTGGTTGATGTACTGAGGGCGGCCGTGGTGGACGAGAAAG GACCTCTAGTGACGTTGAACAAGCCACAGGGTCTGCCAGTGACAG gaaaAGCAGGAGAGCTGACATTGCTCTCTGTGCTGCCAGAGCTGAGCCAGTCCCTGGGGGTTGGGGAGCAGGAGCTCCAGGTTGTCCAAGCACCTGGGAA GGAGACCTCTGGGCTTGTACTCCTTTGCAGTTGTCCCCAGACAGCAAGCCACCTGCAGAAGTTCTACATCCACTCTCGGAGAGCCCAGAGACCCACAGCCACCTACTG TGCTGTCACTGATGGGATCCCAGCTACTTCTCAGGGGAAGATCCAGGCAGCTCTGAAGCTGGAACACATTGATGGGGTCAATCTT GTAGTTCCAGTGAAGTCCCCATCCCGAAAGGACATCTTGGAAGGTGTCAAGAGGACCTCCAGCCACTTCCGAGTGGTGGCCACAGGCTCTGGCTGTGCCCTAGTCCAGTTGCAGCCACTGACAG TGTTCCCCAGTCAACTACAGGTGCACATGGTACTACAGCTCTGCCCTGTGCTTGGGGACCACACGTACTCTGCTCATGTGGGCACTGTCCTGGGCCAGCGCTTTCTGCTGCCAGCTGAGAGCACCAAGCCCTCAAAACAG GTCCTGGAGGAGGCCCTCCTCAGACGCCTCCGCCTGAGCCCCTCCCAGGCTGCCCGGCTGCCCTTGCATCTCCACCTGCACTGTCTCCTCCTCCCAGGCACCAGGTCCAGGGACACCCCCATCAAGCTTCTGGCGCCCCTGCCACCTTATTTTTCCAGgaccctacagtgcctggggcTCCTCCAACAACAGTCCTCCCTCTGTTCCTAA
- the RPUSD3 gene encoding mitochondrial mRNA pseudouridine synthase RPUSD3 isoform X2, which yields MWGCRALGRVSGCWRRGLGVRAAPKDTRFGTEARHQLQPRGSSKRLGPLGDQPFPGLLRPKNLSREELVDVLRAAVVDEKGPLVTLNKPQGLPVTGKAGELTLLSVLPELSQSLGVGEQELQVVQAPGNCPQTASHLQKFYIHSRRAQRPTATYCAVTDGIPATSQGKIQAALKLEHIDGVNLVVPVKSPSRKDILEGVKRTSSHFRVVATGSGCALVQLQPLTVFPSQLQVHMVLQLCPVLGDHTYSAHVGTVLGQRFLLPAESTKPSKQVLEEALLRRLRLSPSQAARLPLHLHLHCLLLPGTRSRDTPIKLLAPLPPYFSRTLQCLGLLQQQSSLCS from the exons ATGTGGGGATGTCGTGCTTTGGGTCGGGTCTCGGGTTGCTGGCGGCGGGGCCTAGGGGTCCGCGCTGCGCCCAAAGACACACGCTTTGGCACCGAGGCCCG GCATCAGCTGCAACCTAGAGGCTCCAGCAAACGGTTGGGGCCCCTCGGGGACCAGCCTTTCCCGGGGCTGTTGCGGCCAAAGAACCTCAGTCGGGAGGAGTTGGTTGATGTACTGAGGGCGGCCGTGGTGGACGAGAAAG GACCTCTAGTGACGTTGAACAAGCCACAGGGTCTGCCAGTGACAG gaaaAGCAGGAGAGCTGACATTGCTCTCTGTGCTGCCAGAGCTGAGCCAGTCCCTGGGGGTTGGGGAGCAGGAGCTCCAGGTTGTCCAAGCACCTGGGAA TTGTCCCCAGACAGCAAGCCACCTGCAGAAGTTCTACATCCACTCTCGGAGAGCCCAGAGACCCACAGCCACCTACTG TGCTGTCACTGATGGGATCCCAGCTACTTCTCAGGGGAAGATCCAGGCAGCTCTGAAGCTGGAACACATTGATGGGGTCAATCTT GTAGTTCCAGTGAAGTCCCCATCCCGAAAGGACATCTTGGAAGGTGTCAAGAGGACCTCCAGCCACTTCCGAGTGGTGGCCACAGGCTCTGGCTGTGCCCTAGTCCAGTTGCAGCCACTGACAG TGTTCCCCAGTCAACTACAGGTGCACATGGTACTACAGCTCTGCCCTGTGCTTGGGGACCACACGTACTCTGCTCATGTGGGCACTGTCCTGGGCCAGCGCTTTCTGCTGCCAGCTGAGAGCACCAAGCCCTCAAAACAG GTCCTGGAGGAGGCCCTCCTCAGACGCCTCCGCCTGAGCCCCTCCCAGGCTGCCCGGCTGCCCTTGCATCTCCACCTGCACTGTCTCCTCCTCCCAGGCACCAGGTCCAGGGACACCCCCATCAAGCTTCTGGCGCCCCTGCCACCTTATTTTTCCAGgaccctacagtgcctggggcTCCTCCAACAACAGTCCTCCCTCTGTTCCTAA
- the CIDEC gene encoding lipid transferase CIDEC yields MEYAMKSLSLLYPKSLTRHVAVRTSVVTQQLPSEPSLEAPRARPCRVSTADRSVRKGIMACSLEDLLCKVRDALMLADKPFFLVLEEDGTTVETEEYFQALAVDTVFMVLQKGQKWQPPSEQGTRYQLSHKPANKIDVARITFDLYKLNPQDFIGCLNVKATLYNTYSLSYDLHCYKAKSIVKEALRWALFSMQATGHVLLGTSCYMRQLLDATEEGQPPKGKPSSLIPAYPKLLQ; encoded by the exons ATGGAATATGCCATGAAGTCCCTCAGCCTTCTCTACCCCAAGTCCCTAACCAG GCATGTGGCAGTACGCACCTCGGTGGTGACCCAGCAGCTGCCGTCGGAGCCCAGCCTGGAGGCCCCCAGAGCCCGGCCCTGCCGAGTGAGCACTGCGGATCGCAGTGTGCGAAAGGGCATCATGGCTTGCAGTCTTGAGGACCTCCTCTGCAAG GTCCGGGATGCCCTGATGCTGGCTGACAAGCCCTTCTTCCTGGTGCTGGAGGAAGATGGCACAACTGTAGAGACAGAAGAGTATTTCCAAGCCCTGGCAGTGGATACAGTGTTTATGGTCCTACAGAAGGGGCAGAAATGGCAGCCCCCATCAGAACAG GGGACTAGGTACCAACTCTCCCATAAGCCTGCCAACAAGATTGATGTGGCCCGCATAACCTTTGACCTGTACAAGCTGAACCCACAGGACTTCATTGGCTGCCTGAATGTGAAGGCGACTCTCTATAATACATACTCCCTTTCCTATGATCTGCACTGCTACAAGGCCAAGAGCATTGTGAA GGAAGCTCTTCGCTGGGCCCTGTTCAGCATGCAGGCCACAGGCCACGTGTTGCTGGGCACCTCCTGTTACATGCGGCAGCTCCTTGATGCCACAGAGGAAGGGCAGCCCCCCAAGGGCAAGCCCTCATCCCTCATTCCTGCCTATCCCAAGCTACTGCAGTGA